tatttaatatttttaccagattctctctccttttctcacACTTCGAAATTTCATTTGCTTGTACCAGATGATTAAGTTTTGATGAATATTAGCTTATGTGCAAAAGGAGTCTTGGAGCTTGAGAAAAGGCGGTATAGTCACACCACTCAGGTTTCACAATCTGGCTTGTGGAGACGAAGATAGTGTGCTAGGGAGGAGGATGTTTTACTGTCTTAATAGAATGTTCCTCTGTGGAAGCTCACATGGGCTATTTAAAGGTAGTATTTAATGATGGTTGACTAATTTAGGGTATGTCTACACAAATGGTGCAGGCAAACACGAGCTCTGACTGAGTTCTGAGCGGTGTGAGTGTGAGCCAGCGTTGGCCCAGAAGCAAGGCAGCAGTCAGAGCTAGCACAGGGGTGTGCTCTAGCTGGCAAACCTACCTCCTGGTCTAGGAACggctcagctctggccatcTTAAAGCGAGCAGGGGCATACCTTTTTGCAAAGTagatctttttttatttcttttaaacgTAATTGTGGGGTACGGATCAAATTAAGCCTTGCTGCTACCAGACTGTTTGTTTTATGACTGTGTTTAGACGTATGAAGCTAGGGCAGGGCCCTGTGAAGGCTTTTGCATTATCAACCAGCACTGGTCTTTTTCAAGgctatttccattttgtgtcaagcactttaaaatacaaagggtttttttttttggtctagcAACAGGCTACTGTATTTGGCAGGAACGACTTAAAACGAGCGCTTTGGTAGAAGAACTGCAAATTAAATTGCATTCTCAGTCCAGTAAGTTTCCCTTTTTTGATTCTTTACTGAACATTTCTCAGCTCTTTGCAGTGGATGCCACCTGACTTAATACGCAAGGTTAAAGCGGGTTGTGTGCCAGAAGGTTTTGCTAAAACATTTAGCAGATCAGTCAGTTACAGAGTTCAGCAACTGATGCACTTGTCAGTGTGTGATGAAGCAACTTATTTGTTACTCAAATACTAAGGTATGGTGGGGAAAATTCAGCTGTGTTTTGCCTGCTAAGCACATATGCTTCTTTGTTAGTGTTCAGGAGAGTGGGTGGCTAAAACATTTGAGTTATCCAAATTACGAGGGATGGAGGGATGAGGGCTGATTGGTACTTAAAGTTGGCATGAATTTCAAAGCATTGAAAGAATACAACTGAGTGAAGCATTGcataaaaatctatttaaatgctttaaataaattaatgtgGAGTGTCTGAAaggcagttttctttcctcttaccttcagtttgaaaaaaaggaataatactaatcagttttatttttacagtttagagcaattttaatttaagaagtTCTAATAAATTAAAACTGACGTGTTTAGTATGACAACACTTCATGAGAGCATTTGTTAGAATAAAATAAGGAACTGTTTCTGTTCTATTAATCTGATTCtgcaagcactttttttttaacttctttttgcAGTATAGGTAGTGAGGAAAAGATGGAACTGAGCAgtgtatttttgaaacaatCATTTGAGGTTTGGCTCTGTGTAAATCACTCTGGTATCTCTGAACTGTAATCCCAGTGGTATCACTTCTGCAAGGGAGGTTATTGGAGCACAGGGGGAGGAAGGCTTGGTCCTTTGAGTGGGCCTGCACTCGAGCTAGTGAGGAGTTGCAGAGCTTCTGGAAGTATGGTACAAAAATGTAACacttcttatatttttatttttttcccccttaccACAACAAAGAATTGGGTTTGTGTTTGCATCAGCATATTATGATAGATTAtgcaattaaattttatttggatttttattgctgtttggCCTAGTTATGTAAAGTTGCCATGTTACCCTTACACTTTGAACTGCTGGTATTGTAATTAGGGCAGGTCAGAGGATGGATTAACAAAAATTCCTTTTGTGGATTGAACCAGAGGTGTATAGATACGGGGACAGTGTTGGGCAGGATAGTTTTGATGTAAAGGTTTTGAGTGAAATAAATTGTGTGGTGTAAGTGCTACATTTATGCAAAAACTTGTATAAAAACTATGGAGGAGCTACAGGCTAtggatgaaataaaaacagaagagtgaAGAGAAGAGCTGTTATAAAGGACTGCTGCCTGttagatttgtgtgtgtgtgtgagagaatGGGACACAAACGGAGATTGAGATGCGTGCCTTGAAGAGAACTGCATGAAGAGGGTGCTGGAAGCATAGGTGGTAGCAAGCAGCCCAGGCAATAGGATGCCTCTGTTTAATTTAAAGGTCTGGAGATTTAGCACAGATGAGAGTGAGTCTGGCTTCCTTTGTCTCCTTCTAGTGTAAGTTGTGTAGTTTATGATTTTAGGTAATCAGCCATAGTCAATGAGCATGCTTTGTTTTTAGTTGAATCATCTATTTGGAATAGACAGGAGTAAAGAGCTCTTCCCGAGAGAAGtttatacaacatttttttccaagctgcaTGTTTCATGTCTGGTGAATATGTGTGTAGACTGTGTTGAACTCTGATACAAATATGTTATCTTAAATTTTGTGGTGAAGTTTTAAACATCATTTCTTTAAGATAAAATATCACCTACTCATTCTCTTAAAATGGCTTGTGATTAGTTCATGTTGTGTTAATATGTATCTCTCCACACACCTGAAGAATGCAAAACTGCAAATAACTGTTGTTAAATATTAACAATATTGAGTTAATATTCcatgtttcccttttcttcactCAGAATTGGATTTACAATCATggaggaacagcagcaacatGTACACTGCGTAAACTGTGTCAGCCGTCGTTGTATGACCAGACCAGAGCCTGGCATTTCCTGTGATTTGATAGGCTGCCCGCTGGTTTGTGGAGCAGTTTTTCATTCATGTAAAGCTGAGGAACACCGCATTTTATGTCCACTTGAAAGAGTGCCTTGTTTGAATAGTGGCTTTGGATGTCCCTTCATAGTAGCCCGTAATAAAATTGCTGATCATCTAGAAGTTTGTCCTGCAAGCGTGGTATGCTGCACCATGGAGTGGAATAGATGGCCGGTCAGTTATGCAGACCGAAAATCTTACGAAAATCTGAGTAAAGACGTTGATGAAGTGGAGCAGCTAGATATGGCTTTAGCCCTTCAAGACCAGCGCATGTTACTAGAATCACTTAAAGTAGCAACTATGATGTCAAAAGCAGCTGATCAGATGTCGGAATCCAGAGAACAAACCTCTGTCAAAACAAACACCCCAGATACGGTGTGTTCAAATGGCTTGATACCTGTAGATGAAGAGTCCTATGGTGCACTTTATCAAGCTACTGTAGAAACAACAAGGAGTTTAGCTGCTGCTCTGGATATCCTGAACACTGCAACCAGGGACATTAGCATGTTAAATTCAAAGCTCTGCACTTcacatgaaatgaaagaagatgCTGAGATTAAAGAACAAGCCTCTAATGGCGTTATTCAGGATAATAAGTCTGATCACGAATATCCAGGTGAAGAAAACAtaggagcagctgggggagtTGACTTGGATAGCCTGAGTCAAAATTCACAAATGGAGCAAAATGGTTCTAGTGATATTTGTTATGATGTAGTACAAAATCATGACTTAAATCTAAACCTCAGTGACTCCTCACTCTTGTGTAATGGCTTTCATGTAGAAAACGAGTGTTCAAAGGTGTTGGACCAGAATGAAGATCTTGGTGTTTCTAATTCAAAACCATCCAGTGTAGCAAATGGTGAATGTACTGCGTCTCGTGATGATGAAGCATTGCAGTCTTGCAGCTCCTTCCCTGTAACAGCACAACTTAAAGAAGTAATACCAGCTGATCACTTAGTTAATGGTAATGTTAATCATATACTACTTCCCCATGctaatgcagaagaaattttaGAGAGACAGGTGGAGcaggaaagactgagaaacGTAGATGCATTTTCACTTATGAGGCATCGATCATACAAATTCCTTGTTAATCACTATTGGTCAGCACCAAAAGAAGACAAAGCTGTTGATACATCAGATTTGGAGATAACAGAAGATCCCATGGGTCTTCAGGGGATTGATCTAATCACCGCAGCTCTGTTGTTTTGCCTAGGAGACTCTCCTGGAGGTAGGGGGATATCGGAAAGTCGCACTGTCGATGTGTATCACGTTGACTTTGGGACCCAAAcattttctctcccatcagcTATATTGGCCACAAATACAATGGTGGGGGAAATAGCTTCAGCTTCTGCGTGTGATCATGCCAACCCACAGCTCTCAAATCCAAGTCCATTCCAGACCCTTGGACTGGATTTGGTATTGGAATATGTGGCTAGATACCAAACAAAACAGCGTTCAATGTTTACATTTGTTTGTGGACAGTTGTTTAGGAGGAATGAATTTTCTTCGCATTTTAAGAATGTGCATGGTGACATTCACGCTGGCCTTAATGGCTGGATGGAGCAGAGGTGTCCGTTGGCCTATTATGGGTGTACATATTCTCAACGAAGGTTTTGTCCTTCAACACAAGGGGCAAAAATTATTCATGATCGCCACTTACGGTCATTTGGAGTTCAGCCTTGTATATCTACAGTATTAGTAGAACCAGCAAAAAGCTGCTTAATTGGACTACACAATGACCATTTGAGTAGTCTACCTTTTGAGGTTCTGCAGCACATCGCTAGTTTTCTAGATGGCTTTAGTTTATGTCAGCTTTCAAGAGTGTCACGTTTAATGAGAGATGTGTGTGGAAGCTTGCTTCAAGCACGTGGAATGGTGATACTGctttgggagaagaaaaagtacCCAGATGGAAGTTCTTCTtggcaaataaaagaaaaggtaagttatattttcttttgatggtgaaagaaaaaacatttaattggttatgtttctgctttttctctcaaTATTTTCCCCTGTCACTAttgttgttactattttttGATATAATATCCCTTCAAGAAATACATTGTCAAATAGAACAATTAGCCAAAATGGCTAGCAGGTTGGTTGAGTCTTCCACACCCTTCAAGAAGTAGAAGTAGTTGTCTGCTCAATTTGTATTTGGtggaaattaacatttttaagtcTTGGGAAAATTGGAGGTTTTagctgttatttcattttctttaattttaaatattctgtgacAGTGAGAAAGTTGTCTAAAATTTGCATCTCTTGCCTTTATActgtttaaagcaatttttatttttttgtacaaCTGTTCAGATTCTATCCGTTGCCATGGTATTGAATGccttaaatatgtaaaaaaatttttaaacttttaaaactttaaaccTTCATATGTTACGTTTTTCATTCTTCCTactccccgcccccccctccaAAGTGCAGAGTATCTGCAGCAATCATTTGGAATTGCAGAAGATGGTTTCACAAATGGATTATTTTCTGATAAAGTAACCGTCATGACCAGTACTGATGGTCATGTAGTACTTTGTCATTTAACTTCTGATAGCATCTACTTTGtagacaaaaatataaatatatatatatatatatatatatatatagcctgCCTTTCTTCCCTGTATTCAGAGTTAACTTGGAATCTGAGTCAGCCTGAGACTGACTATCCAAAATTTAGAATTGCCTGGTTTTGTCATGTTGTTACAGATCCAAAGCACATCCTGAATGTGTAGCACAAACACTTATTTTCCTGCTCTGAGTTCAGATACCTTAAAAGATTTTGAGCCTATGTACAACTTGTTTTCTAGGTTTGGCGGTTCAGTACAGCTTTCTGTACTGTGAATGAGTGGAAGTTTGCTGACATCATAAGCATGGCTGACCACTTGAAGAAATGTAGCTATAATGCTgtagagagaagagaggaggctGTTCCACTGCCATGTATGTGTGTAACACGAGAACTCACTAAAGAAGGACGTTCACTGCGCTCTGTTTTGAAACCTGTACTTTAAATATTGCAACCACTCCAATTGCACATACACTCAAGCACCTGATATAACCTCGGTAATATTATGTGACACTTTATTAATGTACTAAAGATACTTTCTAGCTAAATCTACTCTGTCACTGTGTATATAAGGTTTgaagtgacatttatttttataattctgtTTAGCTGGAAAGTAATGAAAGTTGCCTTAACGTTTGAAAAATTTGGAACTTGCTGGACAGGGTAGTTTTATCTAActtatataatttaaaaaaggaatccTAAGGTGTGTTTTCTTATTCACTGGTGCCCATGTTGCTGTTGACtgataacatttcaaaaatggCCTCTAAATGGTATGCACATTTAGATAGGAAACACTGAACTGTAGTGAGACAAAATCCTGACCAAATGCACTTTCTGTATTTGGtctatttttcttaacaaattaTAATCCAATTATTTGAAAGACGATGAAGAATTCAAAACTTCATAGTAGATGTCTCAAACACTCAGCATTTAAGCACATCTTTTCTCATGAAATCAGTGTTCTAGTGCTTTTCCTAGTTAACAGGTGATCTaggataaacatttttttttaatttttaggaaTGATCTAAGTGAGCTCAGATTTACAGCAGCTTAATTTTTAGTACAACTTTTTTTTGACATGtcaaaaatgattatttttcttctggactATTAACAGTTACTTCACGTTTGGGAGCAAAACTTTTAGAGCTAAAAACATGGAATACTAGTTTTTATTCTCACACCTACAATGACATCTGACTTGAAATGTTTCTCCTTGTCCTGCAGTTGGCTGAGGGTTAAATTGCTTGAGCAGTCAGAAATTCAAATTATGTGATGAACAGTTATGAGTTTATAATGCAGCTAATGAAAGGGCTTTACTTGTTTTATGGTATTGTGAGATGTACTGTCTCCTTTTCTGTTAATTTGTctataaaaatgctgcttttttgggGGAGCATTTTAAATTACTGGTATATATATCAAATGTATCATCTTCATAAGATGAGACATCATTTGTTAATTGCATAAGGCATATCAGAAATGTACGTTCAACCACATCCGTTAAATGAACAACTTCAGTTTGCTTCCAGTCTTCCATAATAAAAGATCTTACAAAGCATTTGTGAATAGAGAATACATGCTATGAAAAATGCCCTGGTATAGCAAAACTGTAATAACTTGAACTGACTTTCCAACTTGTTTGTATTAATGTTGGTGTCTCTAGCTTGTTGCACTTAGCAACTGTGCCACAAAgctaaaacagaaacagaccAGAGCTTGGAACAAAGAAATACAGTACGTATTTCcattataggaaaaaataagagattAGTAAGGAGGAGATGTTTACAAAAATGGCTAAATTTATTACTTGTAAATTCTGTACTGGACAGTTGTTTATGGCTAGTCTGGCTGCAGTTCACAACTTTGGTATCTGTGCATTTCCCATGCTGGGTCTGGTCCAGCTAAACATTCACTGCCTTTTTCTATCCAGAGTGCTAAGGgtgcccagaaaaaaaaaaaatctagtccTTTAGTGCCATGAGTTGAAATTACAAGAGCTTAAACAGAAGCTCTGCCTGGATCTTGAA
The Cygnus olor isolate bCygOlo1 chromosome 3, bCygOlo1.pri.v2, whole genome shotgun sequence genome window above contains:
- the FBXO30 gene encoding F-box only protein 30, with the translated sequence MEEQQQHVHCVNCVSRRCMTRPEPGISCDLIGCPLVCGAVFHSCKAEEHRILCPLERVPCLNSGFGCPFIVARNKIADHLEVCPASVVCCTMEWNRWPVSYADRKSYENLSKDVDEVEQLDMALALQDQRMLLESLKVATMMSKAADQMSESREQTSVKTNTPDTVCSNGLIPVDEESYGALYQATVETTRSLAAALDILNTATRDISMLNSKLCTSHEMKEDAEIKEQASNGVIQDNKSDHEYPGEENIGAAGGVDLDSLSQNSQMEQNGSSDICYDVVQNHDLNLNLSDSSLLCNGFHVENECSKVLDQNEDLGVSNSKPSSVANGECTASRDDEALQSCSSFPVTAQLKEVIPADHLVNGNVNHILLPHANAEEILERQVEQERLRNVDAFSLMRHRSYKFLVNHYWSAPKEDKAVDTSDLEITEDPMGLQGIDLITAALLFCLGDSPGGRGISESRTVDVYHVDFGTQTFSLPSAILATNTMVGEIASASACDHANPQLSNPSPFQTLGLDLVLEYVARYQTKQRSMFTFVCGQLFRRNEFSSHFKNVHGDIHAGLNGWMEQRCPLAYYGCTYSQRRFCPSTQGAKIIHDRHLRSFGVQPCISTVLVEPAKSCLIGLHNDHLSSLPFEVLQHIASFLDGFSLCQLSRVSRLMRDVCGSLLQARGMVILLWEKKKYPDGSSSWQIKEKVWRFSTAFCTVNEWKFADIISMADHLKKCSYNAVERREEAVPLPCMCVTRELTKEGRSLRSVLKPVL